CTTTGTTCCTATTAAAATGATAGAAAAAACGACAAAACCCTATGATTATAGCAAAAGATTAAGGTTTTTTAGCTTAAGTAAAAAAGGCTTTTAGGCTATAATAAAGACAAAATAGAAATTTGGGGTAGCTCTAATGGATACAAAAAGACAATGCATGGCTTTAAAGGCTTCAGCAGGGAGCGGGAAGACTTTCGCTTTGAGCGTGCGGTTTTTGGCCCTATTGTTTAAGGGGGCTAATCCTAGCGAGATTTTAACGCTCACTTTCACTAAAAAAGCCACCGCCGAAATGAAAGAGCGCATTTTAGACTATTTAAAAATTTTGCAACAAGAAAACCTTGAGAGCGAAAAAGAAAAATCCCAAAATATCCTAAAAGAATTAGAAGAAAAATACCATTTAGACCCTAGCTTGGTGCGAAATAGCGCTCAAAAAATCTACCAACGCTTTTTAAACGCTGAAATCAGAATCAGCACCATTGACGCGTTTTTCCAAAGCATTTTAAGGAAATTTTGCTGGTTTGTGGGGTTGAGCGCGAATTTTGAAGTCAATGAAGACACAGAAGCACACCAACGACAACTTAATGAGGGTTTTTTGAGCGCTTTAAATAACGAACAGCTTGAGGAATTGAGCGTTTTTATCGCTCAATGCTTAAGTTATGATAGTTACACGAGCGATTCTATTTTAGAGCGGTTGCGTTTTTTAAAAAACAAGCTCTATTTATTTGATCCTAATAAGAAAGAGCCTGTATTTGATGAAGAGGGTTTTTTAGAAAAACTAAGGAGCTTAAACAAACAAATTCAAAGCATAGAAACAGTGTCAGATAGGGCTAAAGAAGCCATTAAATGCGATAGTTTTAGGGGATTTTTAAACAGCTCTTTAACCTGGCTTGAAAAAAAGAGCGAATATCTCTATTTTAAAAAACTCAAAAATGAAATCCCTACCTTAGAGAGAGAGTGCGAAGAGATTGAAAACGATTTAAAACGCTATTATGAAGCCAAAGAAACCGCAATATTTAAAAAATTCCCTAAATTCATCCAGCTTTATGATAACGCCACTTCTAAAATCCAAGCCTTAGATTTTGACGCGATTAAAGATAAGGTCCATGTTTTATTGAATGGTTATGAAGAAATGCCGGCGGAGTTTTTTTATTTCAGGTTGGACAGCAAGATCGCACACATTTTGATTGATGAATTTCAAGACACGAGCTTGAACGATTATAAGATTTTAGCCCCTTTTATTGATGAGATTAAAGCCGGGATAGGGCAAGCTAAATGGCACAGGAGCGTGTTTTTTGTGGGCGATGTCAAGCAGAGCATTTATGCCTTTAGGGGGAGTTTTAGTTCCTTGTTTGAAAGCGTTTCTAAGGATTTTTACCACGATAATTTACAATTCAACCACCGCAGTGCGCCTTTGATCATTAATTATGTGAACACCATTTTTAAAAAGGCTTATCAAGATTCCCCCACCGCTTATTTGGAACAAAAATACCCTAAAACTTCTCAAAATAAACATGCTACAGACGGCTATGTTAAGGTCTCTTTAGTGGCTGATGAAAGAGAATTGTTATTAGACCAGGTCTTACAAGAAGCTAAAAATCTTTTAGAACATCGTATTGATCCTAAAAACATTACCATTTTATGCGCCACTAATGACGACGCTTTAGAAATCAAAAATTATTTGCAAGAGTATTTGAGCGAAATTTGCCCAAGCACGGAATCTAGCGCAAAATTGTCTCAATTTGTAGAGTCTAAAATCATTAAGAACGCTTTAGAATACGCTCTAGCGGAAGAACCTTACAAGCCCTTTTATAAGCACAGCGTTTTAAAACTCGCTGGATACTTGCATGATGATGCGATCGCTTTAGCTGGTTTTAACCCTAAAAAAGAGAGCGTGGCAGGCTTTGTGTGGAAGGTGATGGAGCAATTTGAGCTTTATGGAGAGCCTGCGCAAAGCTGTTTGGAATTGGCGGTTGGGTGCGAAGACGCCGATGGATTTTTAGAAAAATTAGAGGCTAAATCGATCGCTTCTTTCAATTTAAAAGGCGCGCAGATCATGACCATTCATAAATCTAAAGGCATGCAATTCCCTTATGTGATCGTGTGCGAACGCTTGGGCAAGCCTAATTCAAATCACTCCAATCAATTCCTTGAAGAATATGACGGCGCAGAGCTTCTTCGCCTTTATTACAGAACGAAAAATCGTGAGGTGGTGGATAAAGATTACGCTAGGGCTTTAAATAAAGAAGAAGCGGCCAAAGATTGCGAAGAAATTAATGTGTATTATGTCGCATTCACTAGGGCTGAGTTAGGGTTGATTGTCGTGGCCAAAGACAAAAAAGAAAGCAAAAAAGAAAGCAAAAACAAAACAATGTGCGAAAAATTGGATCTTTTGCCTTTAGAAGAGGGAGAAATCGCACCGGTTATTTCTTCTCAAAAAGAGCCTTTAATTACAAGCGCTCTCATCAAGCCCCATGCCTATGGCGAGCAAGTCCAAGAGATAGAAGAAGAGCCAGATAGCGATTATGAAAAGAATAACGACCAGGAAGCGATCAATTTTGGTATCGCTTTGCACAAGGGATTAGAATACCAATACGCTTATAATATTCCTAAAAAAAGCGTTTTAGAATATTTAAACTACCATCATGGTTTTTATGGTTTGGATTACCAAGCGTTAGAAGAGAGTTTAGAGCTTTTTGAAAACGATGCAGAGATACAAGCTCTTTTTAAAAATCATGCCTTAAGGGGTGAAACGGCTTTTTTATTTGAAGGGGTTGTGTCTAGGATTGATGTTTTGTTGTGGGATAAGGGGCAAAATTTGTATGTTTTAGATTATAAAAGCTCTCAAAATTACCAACAAAGCCATAAGGCTCAAGTGTCTCATTACGCTGAGTTTTTAAAAACTCAAGCCCCCCATTTTAAGATACAAGCGGGCATTATTTACGCTCATAAAAGACTGCTTGAAAAATTATGGGTCTGAAATTAAAAATTTTAAGGTTGTCTATGAATCTCAAAAAAACAGAAAACGCGCTCAGTTTGACGCTTAAGAACTTCATTAAAAGCGAGTCTTTTGGAGGGATTTTCCTCTTTTTGAACGCTGTTTTAGCGATGGTGGTGGCTAATTCGTTTTTGAAAGAAAGTTATTTTGCGCTATGGCACACCCCTTTTGGGTTCCAAATAGGGGATTTTTTCATCGGCTTTAGTTTGCACAACTGGATTGATGATGTTTTAATGGCGTTATTTTTTTTAATGATAGGCTTAGAGATCAAGCGAGAATTGTTGTTTGGGGAATTATCCAGTTTCAAAAAAGCTTCTTTCCCTGTGATTGCGGCTCTTGGGGGTATGATAGCTCCAGGATTGATTTATTTTTTTCTTAACGCCAACACGCCCTCTCAGCATGGTTTTGGGATCCCTATGGCGACGGATATTGCGTTCGCTTTAGGCGTGATCATGCTTTTAGGCAAGAGGGTGCCAACCGCTTTAAAGGTTTTTTTAATCACTCTAGCAGTGGCTGATGATTTGGGGGCTATTGTGGTGATCGCGCTCTTTTATACCACGAATTTAAAATTCGCATGGCTTTTAGGGGCTTTAGGGGTGGTTCTTGTTTTAGCCGTATTGAACCGCCTGAATATCCGCTCGCTCATCCCTTACTTGCTTTTAGGGGTGTTGCTTTGGTTTTGCGTGCATCAAAGCGGTATCCATGCGACGATCGCTGCGGTGGTTCTAGCTTTTATGATACCGGTGAAAATCCCTAAAGATTCTAAAAATGTAGAGCTTTTGGAATTAGGCAAACGATATGCAGAGACGAGTTCAGGAGCGCTTTTGACCAAAGAGCAGCAAGAAATCTTGCACTCTATTGAAGAAAAAGCGAGCGCTTTACAAAGCCCTTTAGAAAGATTGGAGCATTTTTTAGCCCCCATCAGCGGGTATTTCATCATGCCTTTATTTGCGTTTGCAAACGCGGGGGTGAGCGTTGATTCTAGCATCAATTTAGAAGTGGATAAGGTGCTTTTGGGGGTTATTTTAGGGCTTTGTTTGGGCAAGCCTTTAGGGATTTTCTTAATCACTTTTATAAGCGAAAAGCTTAAAATCACCGCGCGCCCTAAAGGCATCAGCTGGTGGCATATTTTAGGGGCTGGGCTTTTAGCAGGGATTGGCTTTACCATGTCTATGTTCATTTCTAATCTGGCTTTCACGAGCGAGCATGAGAACGCTATGGAAGTGGCAAAAATTGCGATTTTACTCGGATCTTTGATTTCTGGGATCATAGGGGCTTTGTATTTATTCGCACTAGACAAAAGAGTAGCTTTAAAGAAATAGTGAAAAATGCTATAATTTGAGATTAAAACATCTTTTAAGGAAATTAAATGGGACAAACTAAAGAAATTATAACGACGCTTTTACCCTTTTTGGTGTTGTTTCTTATTTTTTATTTTTTGATCGTTCGCCCGCAACGCCAGCAACAAAAAAAGCATAAAGAAATGATAGAGGGCTTGACTAAGGGCGATAAAATCGTTACTCAAGGAGGGTTCATCGTTGAGGTGCTTAAAGCGGAAGCGAATTTTTTTAACGTGAAGCTCAATGATGACACCACCGCTAAACTTTCTAAAAACTATGTAGCGTTCAAATTAGACGAATTGGATCAATTTGGTTTGGCAGAGCCTATAGTTATCCAACAAGGCAGAGAAGAAATTTCGGCAAAATTATCTGGTGCTAAGACTTTGAAACAACGCCAAATAACAACTGAATGAAACTTTTTAACCCTCGTTTAATCGTTTTTGTTTGCGCGCTTCTTTTAGGGGTAGGGTTTTCTGTGCCTTCTTTACTAGAGACTAAAGGCCCTAAAATCACTTTAGGTTTGGATTTAAGGGGGGGGTTAAACATGCTTTTAGGGGTGCAAACCGATGAGGCTTTAAAAAACAAGTATTTAAGCTTGGCGTCCGCTTTAGAATATAACGCTAAAAAACAAAATATCTTGCTTAAAGACATTAAATCCAGTTTAGAGGGGATCAGTTTTGAGCTTTTAGATGAAGATGAAGCGAAAAAATTAGACGCGCTTTTAGTGGAATTGCAAGGTCATAGTCAGTTTGAAATCAAAAAGGAAGCGGGGTTTTATAGCGTGAAGCTCACCCCTTTAGAGCAAGAGGAATTGCGTAAAAACACGATCTTGCAAGTGATAGGGATCATTCGTAACCGCTTGGATCAATTTGGTTTGGCAGAGCCTGTAGTTATCCAGCAAGGTAAAGAAGAAATTTCGGTGCAATTGCCCGGCATTAAGACTTTAGAAGAAGAACGGCGCGCTAAAGACTTGATTTCAAGATCCGCTCATTTACAAATGATGGCAGTGGATGAAGAACACAATAAAGATGCGATGAAAATGACGGATTTAGAGGCTCAAAAATTAGGCAGCGTGTTGTTGTCTGATGTGGAAATGGGGGGTAAAATCTTACTCAAAGCGATCCCCATTTTAGATGGCGAAATGCTTACGGACGCTAAAGTGGTGTATGATCAAAACAACCAGCCGGTGGTGAGCTTCACGCTGGATGCGCAAGGGGCTAAGATTTTTGGGGATTTTTCAGGCGCGAATGTGGGCAAACGCATGGCGATCGTTTTAGACAATAAGGTTTATTCAGCCCCGGTGATCAGGGAGCGTATTGGTGGTGGGAGCGGGCAAATTAGCGGGAATTTTAGCGTGGCTCAAGCGAGCGATTTAGCGATCGCTTTAAGGAGTGGGGCGATGAGCGCGCCCATTCAAGTTTTAGAAAAAAGGATTGTAGGCCCGAGTTTAGGGAAAGACAGCAT
This DNA window, taken from Helicobacter pylori, encodes the following:
- the secD gene encoding protein translocase subunit SecD, with amino-acid sequence MKLFNPRLIVFVCALLLGVGFSVPSLLETKGPKITLGLDLRGGLNMLLGVQTDEALKNKYLSLASALEYNAKKQNILLKDIKSSLEGISFELLDEDEAKKLDALLVELQGHSQFEIKKEAGFYSVKLTPLEQEELRKNTILQVIGIIRNRLDQFGLAEPVVIQQGKEEISVQLPGIKTLEEERRAKDLISRSAHLQMMAVDEEHNKDAMKMTDLEAQKLGSVLLSDVEMGGKILLKAIPILDGEMLTDAKVVYDQNNQPVVSFTLDAQGAKIFGDFSGANVGKRMAIVLDNKVYSAPVIRERIGGGSGQISGNFSVAQASDLAIALRSGAMSAPIQVLEKRIVGPSLGKDSIKTSIIALIGGFILVMGFMALYYSMAGVIACMALVVNLFLIVAVMAIFGATLTLPGMAGIVLTVGIAVDANIIINERIREVLREGEGVVKAIHLGYINASRAIFDSNITSLIASVLLYAYGTGAIKGFALTTGIGILASIITAIIGTQGIYQALLPKLAQTKSLYFWFGVNKRA
- a CDS encoding RecB-like helicase codes for the protein MDTKRQCMALKASAGSGKTFALSVRFLALLFKGANPSEILTLTFTKKATAEMKERILDYLKILQQENLESEKEKSQNILKELEEKYHLDPSLVRNSAQKIYQRFLNAEIRISTIDAFFQSILRKFCWFVGLSANFEVNEDTEAHQRQLNEGFLSALNNEQLEELSVFIAQCLSYDSYTSDSILERLRFLKNKLYLFDPNKKEPVFDEEGFLEKLRSLNKQIQSIETVSDRAKEAIKCDSFRGFLNSSLTWLEKKSEYLYFKKLKNEIPTLERECEEIENDLKRYYEAKETAIFKKFPKFIQLYDNATSKIQALDFDAIKDKVHVLLNGYEEMPAEFFYFRLDSKIAHILIDEFQDTSLNDYKILAPFIDEIKAGIGQAKWHRSVFFVGDVKQSIYAFRGSFSSLFESVSKDFYHDNLQFNHRSAPLIINYVNTIFKKAYQDSPTAYLEQKYPKTSQNKHATDGYVKVSLVADERELLLDQVLQEAKNLLEHRIDPKNITILCATNDDALEIKNYLQEYLSEICPSTESSAKLSQFVESKIIKNALEYALAEEPYKPFYKHSVLKLAGYLHDDAIALAGFNPKKESVAGFVWKVMEQFELYGEPAQSCLELAVGCEDADGFLEKLEAKSIASFNLKGAQIMTIHKSKGMQFPYVIVCERLGKPNSNHSNQFLEEYDGAELLRLYYRTKNREVVDKDYARALNKEEAAKDCEEINVYYVAFTRAELGLIVVAKDKKESKKESKNKTMCEKLDLLPLEEGEIAPVISSQKEPLITSALIKPHAYGEQVQEIEEEPDSDYEKNNDQEAINFGIALHKGLEYQYAYNIPKKSVLEYLNYHHGFYGLDYQALEESLELFENDAEIQALFKNHALRGETAFLFEGVVSRIDVLLWDKGQNLYVLDYKSSQNYQQSHKAQVSHYAEFLKTQAPHFKIQAGIIYAHKRLLEKLWV
- the nhaA gene encoding sodium/proton antiporter NhaA — translated: MNLKKTENALSLTLKNFIKSESFGGIFLFLNAVLAMVVANSFLKESYFALWHTPFGFQIGDFFIGFSLHNWIDDVLMALFFLMIGLEIKRELLFGELSSFKKASFPVIAALGGMIAPGLIYFFLNANTPSQHGFGIPMATDIAFALGVIMLLGKRVPTALKVFLITLAVADDLGAIVVIALFYTTNLKFAWLLGALGVVLVLAVLNRLNIRSLIPYLLLGVLLWFCVHQSGIHATIAAVVLAFMIPVKIPKDSKNVELLELGKRYAETSSGALLTKEQQEILHSIEEKASALQSPLERLEHFLAPISGYFIMPLFAFANAGVSVDSSINLEVDKVLLGVILGLCLGKPLGIFLITFISEKLKITARPKGISWWHILGAGLLAGIGFTMSMFISNLAFTSEHENAMEVAKIAILLGSLISGIIGALYLFALDKRVALKK
- the yajC gene encoding preprotein translocase subunit YajC, whose product is MGQTKEIITTLLPFLVLFLIFYFLIVRPQRQQQKKHKEMIEGLTKGDKIVTQGGFIVEVLKAEANFFNVKLNDDTTAKLSKNYVAFKLDELDQFGLAEPIVIQQGREEISAKLSGAKTLKQRQITTE